From the Halomonas meridiana genome, one window contains:
- a CDS encoding TRAP transporter small permease, with translation MTPSSTPSNAESSLKAPAMEDPSVYLDDPNRKLLEIDTETRQGPALFRWLTLGMEYLIGAILVALIVAVSSNVVGRSLFNHSLPWVDELARMLFIWLVFIGAAAAFARYEHIAVDALVRRLPLRLAHMLYCLQHLIITGLMLVMIFGGYQVLARSSGRSAIMGVPLSLVSLSLVLCVIFIAAVSLWRVWMSVRVIVQPHGPSANAQGE, from the coding sequence CCTCTTTGAAAGCGCCCGCGATGGAAGATCCGTCGGTCTATCTGGACGATCCCAATCGCAAGCTGCTGGAAATCGATACCGAAACGCGCCAGGGCCCGGCGCTGTTTCGCTGGTTAACGCTTGGCATGGAGTATTTGATTGGCGCGATTTTGGTCGCGTTGATCGTGGCGGTGTCGAGCAATGTGGTGGGCCGTTCGCTGTTCAACCACTCGCTGCCTTGGGTCGACGAGCTGGCGCGCATGCTATTCATCTGGCTGGTCTTCATTGGTGCAGCGGCCGCGTTCGCCCGCTATGAGCACATTGCCGTGGATGCACTGGTGCGGCGTTTGCCGCTGCGTTTGGCGCATATGCTCTACTGCCTGCAGCACCTGATTATTACTGGCCTGATGCTGGTCATGATATTTGGTGGCTATCAGGTTCTGGCGCGCTCCAGCGGTCGCTCGGCCATCATGGGAGTGCCGCTGAGTTTGGTCAGTCTTTCCCTCGTGCTGTGTGTCATCTTTATCGCTGCCGTATCGCTGTGGCGGGTTTGGATGAGCGTGCGCGTCATTGTTCAACCACATGGCCCTTCGGCTAACGCGCAAGGGGAGTAA